The Thiorhodovibrio litoralis genome includes a window with the following:
- a CDS encoding DUF3240 family protein — translation MSDCLLSLIVAPEAEDAVAEWLLDDETIPGFSSSPIAGHGSSESSMTLAEQVAGRRQRVMFFTHLEQSVAERVLERLREELPGADIHYWMVPVLVAGHLG, via the coding sequence ATGTCCGATTGCCTCCTATCCCTGATCGTCGCCCCCGAAGCCGAAGACGCCGTCGCCGAATGGCTGCTCGATGACGAGACCATCCCCGGCTTCTCCAGCAGCCCCATCGCCGGGCATGGCTCTTCGGAATCCTCCATGACCCTTGCCGAACAGGTCGCCGGGCGCCGCCAGCGGGTGATGTTCTTCACCCATCTGGAGCAATCCGTCGCCGAGCGGGTGCTCGAGCGCCTGCGCGAGGAACTCCCGGGCGCCGACATCCATTACTGGATGGTGCCAGTGCTAGTGGCGGGGCATTTGGGGTGA
- a CDS encoding AAA family ATPase, producing the protein MSDMTVYEFQPLWLTLDRVGPFQGSPYEIDFTDDQDRPCNVFLLMSENGQGKTTVLECFALLMRQLGTLSPQHFGHEDLDDGKGRVQLDVLTRLFWQGRDHRIVLSMVAGNLGEETFLKVWDDELLKQYGAQAWHRTGFRQRAPGRLVEIDRQDDLVQDLRRTLDDSSGLTPGAFANATLSLPTALYFSAYRDIPRLQDATERAIIQPEHWAYRTAHEFAPHGTHWTASLDNLLVWLAWLSDGSFEAAVKTVNETVFDKSPDRFLDTKIRRVPPEAIVHSSEQTHRLDRLSSGEKNLAQLFLRIGAHSTRNTWVLVDELDVHLHVRWQHKALNLMKAQVRRHRGTTVIAATHSVEILEAFPVDIAEPDLIKGGWIIEPGLRSEEIGR; encoded by the coding sequence ATGAGCGACATGACCGTCTACGAGTTCCAACCCCTTTGGCTGACGCTGGACCGCGTCGGTCCATTTCAGGGTTCGCCCTACGAGATCGATTTCACCGACGACCAAGACCGCCCATGCAATGTCTTTCTGCTGATGTCCGAGAACGGGCAGGGCAAGACAACGGTGCTGGAGTGCTTCGCCTTGCTGATGCGCCAGCTTGGAACGCTGAGTCCCCAGCACTTTGGTCACGAGGACCTGGACGACGGGAAGGGACGAGTCCAACTCGACGTGCTGACTCGGCTCTTTTGGCAGGGGCGAGACCACAGGATCGTGCTGTCCATGGTCGCCGGAAATCTCGGAGAAGAGACCTTTTTGAAGGTATGGGACGACGAGTTACTGAAGCAATACGGAGCGCAAGCATGGCATCGGACCGGCTTCCGCCAGCGGGCTCCAGGTCGACTGGTAGAGATCGATCGTCAGGACGACCTGGTGCAGGATCTCCGGCGCACCCTCGACGATTCCAGCGGCCTGACGCCCGGTGCCTTCGCCAACGCCACGCTCAGCCTGCCGACCGCTCTGTATTTCTCGGCCTATCGCGACATCCCACGTCTCCAAGATGCCACCGAACGGGCAATCATCCAGCCGGAGCATTGGGCCTATCGCACGGCACATGAGTTTGCCCCGCATGGCACGCACTGGACCGCGTCTCTGGATAACCTGCTCGTCTGGCTCGCCTGGTTAAGCGATGGCAGCTTTGAAGCCGCGGTGAAGACAGTCAACGAGACCGTCTTCGACAAGTCCCCGGATAGGTTTCTCGACACCAAGATCCGGCGGGTACCGCCCGAGGCTATCGTCCACAGCTCGGAACAGACCCATCGATTGGATCGGCTTTCCAGCGGGGAGAAAAACCTAGCCCAGCTATTCTTGCGCATTGGCGCTCATAGCACTCGCAACACTTGGGTGCTTGTGGACGAACTCGATGTCCATCTGCATGTCCGCTGGCAGCATAAGGCGCTCAATCTGATGAAGGCGCAGGTTCGTCGGCACCGGGGTACGACGGTCATCGCCGCAACCCATTCGGTGGAAATTCTGGAAGCCTTTCCGGTCGACATTGCCGAGCCGGATCTCATCAAGGGTGGCTGGATCATCGAGCCTGGCCTGCGTTCAGAAGAGATAGGAAGATGA
- a CDS encoding FtsK/SpoIIIE domain-containing protein codes for MPDIYTDAADEQTINDVLSHGLGTPNAPKLRVLRIALARSLQIPTPPPEDLDGSTLGPSGGEYWLTRVTGSGLAADERGRQDYDLAIRALLSIYHGEDMFQDEEAEPRYKRYLQRHVRRGLREIRTSWRPGHDFASYLYQDLFVAASPAPARVDRAQEILAGLREIGVIAQIRGVDEGPRISRYRVYLDDVNHYDRVKRGLEKLGLYLGLSTRQGILLQEDEEREREARVLALDVPRPRETWQSVPGARLRDWARTAEDLPLLTVWPGVDVLGAPVAFDLAEAPHLLLGGTTGSGKSVCLHALLLSLLWRLEPKDLHLVMIDPKRVELGQYTGLPHLRDGHVLEDMGEALDTLDDLVGEMERRTGLLREQGVSNLAQGRAQGRMDLPYIVVVVEELADLLFQSREAETPLVRLAQKARAVGIHLLLATQRPDAETFTGLLRSNVPARIALSVRTAAESKIILDEVGAEKLLGAGDMLLRPRAGVPLRRAHGVLVTGDDIKQCLRHVRGEQR; via the coding sequence ATGCCAGACATATATACCGACGCGGCCGACGAGCAGACCATCAATGATGTGCTGTCCCATGGGCTCGGCACGCCAAATGCCCCGAAGTTGCGTGTGCTCCGTATCGCGCTGGCACGCTCTCTGCAAATACCGACACCGCCGCCGGAGGATTTGGATGGCAGCACCCTCGGCCCCAGCGGTGGCGAATACTGGCTGACGCGTGTGACCGGCAGCGGTCTCGCTGCGGACGAGCGTGGCCGACAGGACTACGACCTCGCCATCCGCGCGCTGCTGAGTATCTACCACGGCGAGGATATGTTCCAGGACGAGGAGGCCGAACCACGCTACAAGCGCTATCTACAGCGTCATGTGCGCCGCGGTCTCCGCGAGATTAGAACCAGCTGGCGACCGGGGCACGATTTCGCCAGTTATTTGTATCAAGACCTGTTCGTGGCAGCGTCACCGGCTCCAGCACGGGTGGATCGAGCACAGGAGATACTTGCCGGACTGCGCGAGATCGGCGTCATCGCCCAGATTCGTGGTGTCGACGAAGGGCCGCGCATCAGCCGCTACCGTGTCTATCTGGACGACGTCAATCACTACGACCGGGTCAAGCGTGGACTCGAGAAACTCGGGCTTTACCTGGGCCTGTCGACGCGGCAGGGCATCTTGCTGCAAGAGGACGAAGAGCGCGAACGCGAGGCTCGGGTGCTGGCTCTGGATGTGCCCAGACCGCGCGAGACCTGGCAAAGCGTACCCGGTGCGCGCCTGCGTGACTGGGCGCGCACGGCAGAGGATCTACCGCTACTCACGGTCTGGCCGGGGGTGGACGTGCTGGGTGCCCCGGTGGCGTTCGATTTGGCCGAGGCGCCGCATCTGCTGCTGGGCGGGACCACCGGCAGCGGCAAGAGTGTGTGCTTGCATGCGCTGCTGTTGTCGCTGCTGTGGCGTCTGGAACCCAAAGACCTCCATTTGGTCATGATCGATCCAAAGCGCGTCGAACTCGGCCAGTACACCGGGCTGCCGCACCTGCGCGACGGGCATGTGCTGGAGGATATGGGGGAAGCATTGGACACCCTTGATGATTTGGTCGGCGAGATGGAGCGGCGCACCGGTCTGCTGCGTGAGCAAGGTGTCTCGAACCTGGCCCAAGGCCGGGCTCAAGGCCGAATGGACCTACCCTATATCGTCGTCGTGGTCGAGGAGTTGGCGGACTTGCTGTTCCAGTCGCGCGAGGCCGAAACGCCACTGGTGCGCTTGGCACAGAAGGCCCGTGCGGTCGGCATCCATCTGCTGCTCGCGACACAACGCCCAGACGCGGAGACCTTCACCGGTCTGCTCCGCAGCAACGTCCCGGCACGAATTGCGCTGTCCGTGCGCACTGCGGCCGAATCCAAGATCATCCTCGATGAGGTCGGTGCGGAAAAGCTCCTTGGAGCCGGCGACATGCTGTTGCGGCCGCGCGCTGGGGTGCCGCTGCGCCGTGCCCATGGGGTGCTTGTCACCGGCGATGACATCAAACAGTGCCTAAGGCACGTCCGCGGTGAACAGCGATGA
- the dndD gene encoding DNA sulfur modification protein DndD codes for MIIERIQLTNLFSYCGPQRFELGQPGPGRNICLIMGQNGFGKTSLLNALKLLFTGACNEPLRRAVQRKRMPTVQQYVLGAGDDWWGIMNRRARIDGETRCAVELRWTENGQMVRAERSWTIEGDTWQEQLAVQAGEARFDDEAAQEFLDRRLPPDYVDFFFFDGEQIQALAEANRDTQQREMERILGIGAIDALREALKQSVNGWQRNELKPEAKAELQRLEGSARALSEELRALEDTQAILEQEVEDDQEELRRVRRRIEGVSAYVHRHDENELKQALRRIQAEFADGRERLSAELPRDVVLLANPSLVRRAIDRLDQVLRSDAGARSRVLETLTRTLPERLFDGPDRPDPDIREGQRAFYQYKLVRLLEKDMTDAGSVMDPNFAPDPQAGARARDQLAPYAEAEGLRTLRAEALRRLQQQTAELRKLETDLLNVGSLSDEERKQFERYVEERDQLERALTDKQQRIGALENEFGQKQRKLDETKKMITEIQSVVQAGGIAKDKIYLARRLGSLFSKLKDQRKKEQREALENAINRHFRLLMTSHHLIDKIEVDDEFGLHYLDRDGHPIAMGALSAGMKQLMATALLWALSEASGKQVPVIIDTPLARIDAGNQKAILTQYYPNAADQVIVLPTDSELDARKLGLVAEHVYAAFRLTNPDGEHTVPVAVDVAELAAGV; via the coding sequence ATGATCATCGAGCGGATTCAGCTCACCAACCTGTTCTCCTACTGCGGTCCGCAGCGTTTCGAGCTCGGCCAACCGGGACCGGGGCGTAACATCTGCCTGATAATGGGCCAAAACGGATTCGGCAAGACCAGCCTGCTGAACGCGCTGAAGCTCTTGTTCACCGGCGCATGCAACGAACCCCTGCGGCGAGCAGTTCAGCGCAAGCGTATGCCCACCGTTCAGCAGTATGTACTTGGGGCAGGTGACGACTGGTGGGGAATCATGAACCGACGCGCCCGCATAGACGGAGAGACGCGCTGCGCTGTGGAACTGCGCTGGACGGAGAACGGGCAAATGGTCAGGGCGGAGCGCAGTTGGACCATCGAAGGCGACACCTGGCAAGAGCAGTTGGCGGTGCAGGCCGGCGAGGCCCGCTTCGACGACGAGGCGGCCCAGGAGTTTCTGGACCGCCGATTGCCTCCGGACTATGTCGACTTTTTCTTCTTCGACGGTGAGCAGATCCAGGCCCTGGCCGAGGCCAACCGCGACACGCAACAACGCGAGATGGAGCGCATCCTCGGTATCGGTGCGATCGACGCCCTGCGGGAGGCCCTGAAGCAATCCGTCAATGGCTGGCAACGCAACGAGTTGAAGCCCGAGGCCAAGGCCGAGCTGCAACGTCTGGAGGGCAGCGCACGAGCCCTCTCGGAGGAGCTGAGAGCGCTGGAAGACACCCAGGCCATACTGGAGCAAGAGGTCGAGGACGATCAGGAGGAGCTGCGTCGCGTCCGTCGGCGTATCGAGGGTGTCAGCGCCTACGTGCATCGTCATGACGAGAACGAGCTGAAGCAAGCCCTCAGACGGATTCAGGCCGAGTTTGCCGATGGGCGCGAGCGGCTCTCTGCGGAGCTGCCCCGCGATGTCGTGCTCTTGGCTAATCCCAGCCTGGTGCGCCGAGCGATCGACCGCCTGGATCAGGTGCTGCGCAGCGACGCCGGTGCCCGCAGCCGAGTGCTGGAGACGCTGACGCGGACGCTGCCCGAGCGTCTATTTGACGGCCCAGACCGGCCCGATCCCGATATCCGCGAAGGTCAGCGCGCCTTCTACCAATACAAACTCGTCCGCTTGCTGGAAAAGGACATGACCGACGCTGGTTCGGTGATGGACCCAAACTTCGCACCGGACCCGCAAGCCGGTGCGCGTGCACGCGATCAGCTCGCCCCCTACGCGGAAGCGGAAGGTCTGCGCACGTTGCGCGCCGAAGCCTTACGGAGGCTGCAACAGCAGACGGCCGAGCTGCGGAAACTGGAGACGGACCTGCTGAATGTCGGCTCACTATCGGACGAGGAACGTAAGCAATTTGAGCGCTACGTCGAAGAACGCGATCAGTTGGAGCGGGCATTGACCGACAAGCAACAGCGCATCGGCGCGCTGGAGAACGAATTCGGCCAAAAGCAGCGCAAGCTCGATGAGACCAAGAAAATGATCACGGAGATACAAAGCGTTGTCCAAGCAGGCGGAATTGCGAAAGACAAGATTTACCTGGCTCGGCGACTCGGGAGTCTGTTCAGCAAGCTGAAGGATCAGCGCAAGAAGGAGCAGCGGGAAGCACTGGAGAACGCCATCAACCGCCACTTCAGGCTCTTGATGACATCGCACCATCTGATCGATAAGATCGAAGTCGATGACGAATTCGGCCTGCATTACCTTGATCGCGATGGCCACCCAATCGCAATGGGCGCCCTTTCCGCTGGCATGAAGCAGCTGATGGCCACAGCCCTCCTCTGGGCGCTGAGCGAGGCATCCGGCAAGCAGGTTCCCGTGATCATCGATACCCCCTTGGCCCGTATTGATGCCGGGAATCAGAAGGCGATTCTCACGCAGTACTATCCGAATGCCGCCGACCAGGTCATCGTGTTACCGACCGATTCGGAATTGGATGCCCGCAAGCTTGGACTCGTAGCGGAGCATGTGTACGCTGCTTTTCGGCTGACCAACCCCGATGGGGAGCACACTGTTCCTGTGGCTGTTGACGTCGCCGAACTGGCTGCCGGGGTATAA
- the dndC gene encoding DNA phosphorothioation system sulfurtransferase DndC has translation MRNLRDHYLADQRPWVVAYSGGKDSTLVLQLVYELLLELGRGANKPIHVVAADTRVEAPNVEDYLAERLTLLDAHASAHGISVTVHRVQPFPEQSFWGNLIGKGYPAPTRWFRWCTTKMKIKPSRAVIDDVVSDHGSVVLLLGTRLDESSGRAQRMEARQSNARGLNPHHEIPNALVMTPIADWSTDAVWEYLFSHNPPPWGGSHDFMLNLYRQASGGECPVVLDLGTPSCGGSRFGCWTCTVVKEDRSMRGFIDSGETWMEPLNEFRNWLKLIRDDHEQRDGLRRDNRVGPGPFRSETRKTILQRLLELERRVGRPLISDAELAYIQQQWTKDFDANESALGLARAAGREVAALPTTPEDHATDLALIEQLAPVFGVQSIWATELYRLVSERYPTLDTPASRRQLLDDVEKVIGNAVRQAERADPTA, from the coding sequence ATGAGGAATCTTCGTGACCATTATCTCGCGGATCAGCGTCCTTGGGTTGTCGCTTACTCGGGCGGTAAAGACTCGACGCTGGTGCTTCAACTGGTCTACGAATTATTGCTTGAACTCGGTCGTGGGGCCAACAAGCCAATCCACGTCGTCGCCGCCGATACCCGCGTTGAAGCACCAAACGTCGAGGATTACCTCGCCGAACGGCTAACGCTGCTTGACGCCCACGCTAGCGCCCACGGAATATCTGTTACCGTGCACCGAGTGCAGCCGTTTCCCGAACAGAGTTTCTGGGGCAATCTGATCGGCAAGGGCTATCCGGCACCGACGCGCTGGTTCCGTTGGTGCACGACAAAAATGAAAATCAAGCCATCGCGCGCAGTGATCGACGATGTCGTAAGCGATCACGGCAGCGTCGTGTTGCTACTGGGCACAAGACTGGACGAGAGCAGCGGGCGGGCGCAACGCATGGAGGCGCGACAATCCAATGCGCGCGGCCTAAACCCACATCACGAGATACCCAACGCGCTGGTGATGACACCCATTGCGGACTGGAGTACTGATGCGGTTTGGGAGTATCTGTTTTCGCATAATCCTCCTCCCTGGGGCGGCAGCCACGACTTCATGCTCAACCTGTATCGCCAGGCGAGTGGCGGCGAATGCCCGGTCGTGTTGGACCTCGGTACGCCTTCTTGCGGCGGCAGCCGTTTCGGCTGCTGGACCTGCACCGTGGTAAAGGAAGACCGTTCCATGCGCGGCTTCATCGACTCGGGCGAGACCTGGATGGAACCGCTGAACGAGTTTCGCAACTGGCTGAAGTTGATCCGCGATGACCACGAACAACGCGACGGCCTTCGCCGCGATAACCGCGTCGGACCGGGCCCGTTTCGCTCGGAGACTCGTAAGACCATACTGCAACGCCTGCTGGAATTGGAAAGGCGCGTCGGGCGGCCGTTAATCAGCGACGCGGAGCTGGCCTACATCCAACAGCAGTGGACAAAAGACTTTGATGCCAACGAGAGCGCGCTGGGTCTCGCGCGCGCCGCTGGACGGGAGGTTGCCGCTTTGCCAACGACACCGGAAGACCATGCAACCGACCTAGCGCTGATCGAACAATTGGCACCCGTGTTCGGGGTGCAATCCATCTGGGCTACTGAGCTGTATCGGCTGGTCAGCGAGCGCTACCCGACCCTGGATACTCCCGCCAGCCGCCGGCAGTTGCTCGATGATGTGGAAAAGGTCATCGGCAACGCCGTCCGGCAGGCCGAGCGCGCGGACCCGACTGCATGA
- a CDS encoding DUF3240 family protein — translation MSDCLLSLIVAPEAEDAVAEWLLDDETIPGFSSSPIAGHGSSESSMTLAEQVAGRRQRVMFFTHLEQSVAERVLERLREELPGADIHYWMVPVLVAGHLG, via the coding sequence ATGTCCGATTGCCTCCTATCCCTGATCGTCGCCCCCGAAGCCGAAGACGCCGTCGCCGAATGGCTGCTCGATGACGAGACCATCCCCGGCTTCTCCAGCAGCCCCATCGCCGGGCATGGCTCTTCGGAATCCTCCATGACCCTTGCCGAACAGGTCGCCGGGCGCCGCCAGCGGGTGATGTTCTTCACCCATCTGGAGCAATCCGTCGCCGAGCGGGTGCTCGAGCGCCTGCGCGAGGAACTCCCGGGCGCCGACATCCATTACTGGATGGTGCCAGTGCTGGTGGCGGGTCATCTGGGGTGA